One stretch of Thermococcus sp. 21S9 DNA includes these proteins:
- the folP gene encoding dihydropteroate synthase — translation MKFAGVNLDEPRIMGVINVSPESFYKGSVRNDEKALAETAVRMVEEGASFIDIGAKSTAPYLETQIPLEEEIKRAVWAVKVVKDAVDVPVSIDTTSARVAEEALKAGADIINDVTGFKGDPEMARVASEYSAPAVLCAHGKVRDFSDPVRTVIEFLGESLTIAKEHEVEDVAVDPAIGFLRPEWPPWYEWDSKVIANLNILNLFGRPILIGVSRKSFIGAITGREKPEERLAGSLSATAIAVLKGARIVRTHDVRETLDAVKVAGFIGRFSP, via the coding sequence ATGAAGTTTGCGGGAGTTAATCTTGACGAGCCGAGGATAATGGGAGTAATAAACGTCTCGCCCGAGAGCTTCTACAAGGGGAGCGTGAGGAACGATGAAAAGGCTTTGGCAGAGACCGCCGTTAGAATGGTTGAGGAAGGGGCGAGCTTCATAGACATCGGGGCGAAGTCAACGGCTCCCTACCTTGAGACACAGATTCCGCTCGAGGAGGAAATTAAAAGGGCCGTTTGGGCCGTCAAGGTCGTCAAGGACGCGGTTGATGTCCCCGTGAGCATCGACACCACGAGCGCGAGGGTTGCTGAGGAAGCCCTGAAGGCCGGCGCGGACATTATAAACGACGTAACCGGCTTCAAGGGCGACCCGGAGATGGCGAGGGTTGCCTCTGAGTACAGCGCTCCGGCCGTTCTCTGCGCCCACGGGAAAGTGAGGGACTTCTCGGACCCGGTCAGGACTGTCATTGAGTTCCTCGGGGAGAGTCTGACGATAGCAAAGGAGCACGAGGTTGAAGATGTTGCCGTTGACCCCGCTATCGGTTTCCTTCGTCCGGAGTGGCCACCCTGGTACGAGTGGGACTCGAAGGTAATAGCGAACCTCAACATACTCAATCTCTTTGGAAGGCCAATCCTCATCGGCGTTTCTCGGAAGTCCTTCATAGGCGCGATAACGGGCAGAGAGAAACCGGAGGAAAGGCTCGCCGGCAGTTTATCGGCAACAGCAATAGCCGTCCTGAAGGGTGCGAGAATAGTGAGGACCCACGACGTGAGGGAAACGCTCGACGCGGTGAAGGTCGCCGGGTTCATCGGGCGGTTTTCGCCTTAG
- a CDS encoding AI-2E family transporter, producing the protein MELETAVWIGVSLVILYLTWQTVSPVLSPLIVAVTLTYILYPVHERLSTRMGNRWSALLLTGLLTVFSFLFILGFALWMNDIKHSLTDYVDTFFTWLLGLNLPSGVYDLLNKLSSAIAERFNSYVLGYTYSLPKLSLQIIVAVFAFYGVLVNARAIKDEIYALLPPSREELARKLINSATETLHHLLRGWLLVSVGKGVILAFLFYALGMSDAGGSIAAGILTVILELLPVVGGWMVWGASAIYLFTSGSPGRALAMGILGFALVSPLPDLLLSKRLGKRQWGVNALVSLVGIFGGYIAFGFVGIIIGPVSLSLLITLLEEWKRAKNSKAKTAR; encoded by the coding sequence ATGGAGCTTGAAACAGCGGTCTGGATTGGCGTTTCACTGGTAATCCTCTACCTCACGTGGCAGACGGTTAGTCCCGTTCTTTCCCCCCTTATCGTCGCTGTAACCCTGACTTACATCCTGTATCCCGTCCACGAAAGGCTCAGTACCAGAATGGGCAACCGCTGGTCAGCCCTCCTACTCACGGGGCTCCTGACGGTCTTCTCTTTCCTCTTCATCCTCGGCTTTGCCCTGTGGATGAATGACATCAAGCACTCCCTCACCGACTACGTGGATACCTTTTTTACCTGGCTCCTCGGCCTCAACCTTCCATCCGGGGTCTACGACCTTCTCAACAAGCTCTCAAGCGCGATAGCGGAGCGCTTTAATTCCTACGTCCTTGGGTACACATACTCCCTGCCCAAACTGTCCCTTCAGATTATCGTTGCGGTCTTTGCCTTTTACGGCGTCCTCGTGAATGCAAGGGCGATAAAAGACGAGATATACGCCCTCCTTCCCCCGAGCAGGGAAGAACTCGCGAGAAAGCTCATAAACAGTGCAACGGAAACCCTCCACCACCTACTGCGCGGATGGCTTCTCGTCAGCGTTGGCAAAGGGGTCATACTCGCGTTCCTCTTTTACGCCCTCGGGATGTCGGACGCCGGGGGCTCGATAGCGGCGGGGATACTCACCGTTATCCTAGAGCTCCTGCCGGTGGTTGGCGGTTGGATGGTGTGGGGTGCAAGTGCGATTTACCTGTTTACGTCAGGGTCCCCCGGAAGGGCCCTCGCTATGGGGATTCTCGGCTTTGCCCTTGTTTCACCCCTACCGGATTTGTTGCTCTCCAAGAGGCTCGGCAAGAGGCAGTGGGGCGTTAACGCGCTCGTAAGCCTCGTGGGAATCTTCGGGGGCTACATCGCCTTTGGCTTCGTCGGAATCATCATCGGACCCGTCTCGCTGTCGCTCCTGATAACGCTCCTCGAAGAATGGAAGAGGGCGAAGAACTCTAAGGCGAAAACCGCCCGATGA